Proteins from a genomic interval of Sphingobacterium sp. SYP-B4668:
- a CDS encoding RNA polymerase sigma-70 factor — MKLKGQHIKKERTDLFREFYLEYKDKVYKYAWMHLKEEDLALDIVQEVFARIWVRFDELDHTQNIKAYLYTAARNAVFDELRKIQVKGTYATLEGARPPQVDNSTDESLAFKDLEKVYQNAIQQLPTERQRIFLLSKMEYLSNTEIADQLGISVNTVRDQLVKANKSVRTFVLAHFDVSLAVLIFLRIL, encoded by the coding sequence ATGAAATTGAAAGGTCAACATATTAAAAAGGAGCGAACTGACCTGTTCAGGGAATTTTATTTGGAATATAAGGACAAGGTGTACAAGTATGCATGGATGCACCTGAAAGAAGAGGATCTTGCCCTCGATATCGTACAAGAGGTATTCGCTAGGATATGGGTGCGCTTTGATGAGCTTGACCATACGCAGAATATCAAAGCCTATCTTTACACGGCCGCTAGAAATGCCGTCTTTGACGAGTTGCGCAAAATCCAAGTCAAGGGCACATATGCCACTCTTGAAGGTGCGCGTCCCCCGCAAGTGGACAACTCCACCGATGAGAGTCTTGCCTTCAAGGACTTGGAAAAAGTCTACCAAAACGCGATACAACAATTGCCTACCGAGCGCCAACGTATATTCCTATTGAGTAAGATGGAGTATCTGAGCAATACCGAAATAGCAGACCAGCTAGGCATTTCAGTCAATACAGTACGCGATCAATTAGTAAAAGCCAATAAGTCTGTACGTACCTTTGTCCTGGCCCATTTTGATGTATCACTAGCTGTCTTAATTTTTTTAAGAATTTTATGA
- a CDS encoding FecR domain-containing protein, which produces MKREHTKALHHKYVTGVASASERQILRELLVHAPEDELLDFEEVLSLVEEDICMDAPTSEAIYAAVIGTAYKTKSASISLSLWWRSVAAAVALLIMLSAYFLWGRDTPPTLYTNNTSFIKEILLEDHSTVLLKQGSTLQVISDFKRDTIRSVRLVGEAFFTVSKNKSKPFVVVDEHHFNVKVLGTQFNLKLNKAQGVLVLNTGAVEVSRGPLKASVRPGERVDFDDRHQQFRIAQVDTAAHSAWKYNLIYFTAVPLSNIVNELNENHPDQSIRLDSRYSDHRFSGYLPQQDLDKTIKLLNTAYNYTIITK; this is translated from the coding sequence ATGAAAAGAGAACACACCAAAGCCTTACACCACAAATATGTGACGGGAGTGGCATCAGCGTCTGAACGTCAGATACTGAGAGAGCTACTTGTACATGCACCCGAGGACGAATTGCTGGATTTTGAAGAAGTCCTCAGTCTGGTCGAAGAGGACATCTGCATGGATGCCCCTACCTCTGAAGCGATTTATGCAGCTGTCATAGGTACAGCATATAAGACCAAGTCAGCGTCCATATCCCTATCCCTATGGTGGCGGTCCGTTGCTGCTGCTGTGGCCCTATTGATAATGCTATCCGCTTATTTTTTGTGGGGACGAGATACCCCCCCTACATTATATACCAATAATACAAGCTTTATAAAGGAGATCCTACTCGAGGATCACAGTACAGTATTACTCAAGCAGGGCAGTACGCTGCAAGTGATCTCCGATTTCAAGCGTGACACCATCCGTAGCGTTCGCTTAGTAGGCGAAGCCTTCTTTACCGTATCCAAAAATAAATCGAAACCCTTTGTCGTAGTCGATGAGCACCATTTTAATGTGAAGGTACTCGGCACCCAATTCAATCTCAAACTAAACAAAGCACAAGGTGTATTAGTGCTCAATACTGGTGCTGTAGAGGTGAGTCGAGGGCCACTCAAAGCCTCGGTACGTCCTGGTGAGCGGGTTGATTTTGACGATAGGCACCAGCAGTTTCGGATTGCACAGGTGGACACCGCAGCACATTCGGCCTGGAAATACAATTTGATATACTTTACAGCAGTTCCTCTTTCCAATATTGTCAATGAATTGAACGAAAACCATCCCGACCAATCTATCCGATTAGATAGTCGATATAGTGACCATCGCTTTTCCGGTTACTTGCCCCAGCAGGATTTAGACAAGACCATCAAACTGCTCAATACAGCCTATAACTATACCATAATAACCAAATAA
- a CDS encoding SusC/RagA family TonB-linked outer membrane protein yields MKKTNYYLKLMGSVLCLQLCMPQVHAADPQQNREIGSVIAKIEKRLNIRFGYDTGIAHLKIKDDANLDNLKKENLSAFVKDISYDKLEVSQVDKMLFVLSKKGEPKNVAVRETSRVEIAHVQNTIRGEVVDQESKAKVAGVTIRVKGTDKATTTDSNGAFALEDVGTDAILVVSSLGYHTIEIQASQAAHIELAKSSEELQEVVVTALGIKREKRALGYAVQEIKGEELQRVKGVDVGTTLTGRISGLRVFNSTEFNKMPTITLRGMDPILVIDGVLYENMNLRDIPVDNIENINVLKGATATALYGARGVGGAIMVSTKKGLQSKGTEISVSSNNMFFSGYLALPTVQSSYSAGYSGKFNTDDEVWGDKLDIGRRYKQWNPFTKQLEESELVSKGKNNFQNFLEPGFISNNSVSFTNQGENGSITTSISHVYNKGQYPNTKLNMTNISVSGETKITDKLNLESRFGYNRRNTPNDFGAGYNAQGYIYNILVWTGPEYDLTQYKDYWIIKDEKQNWNYNAWYDNPYLSAYEKISAELINKMNAAITLNYQLTDWGKLVLRSGYDYYGNTQEQTNPMGIYGTRGGFSGYDNRGKYWTRKQDGFSTNNDLIFTAKKTFGDFGIDGLLGGAIFYRRDNTLTASTVNGLSIPGFYSLRNSVGPVSSVEGKVKEMTNSMYGRLSVSWRNIIFLEATGRNDWSSTLPQEHRSYFYPSISGSVMVSDLFDKPQWLNMLKVRGSQAVTKQILDPYEINQTFAVTANVWDGMSTGSYSNSIKDFSVSPTQRDLTEIGVDFSVLNNRLYGDYTRYYRKEHNRIQDATISGATGFTSRLINIKEEYMTKGHEITIGGTPIKQEKFQWDILGNLSQNITYYHKLDSEYSADALHVKVGERTDHYVTRDWERTPDGQIVHNASGMPISAVHEARRIGYTAPKWIWGLTNTLRYHDFSLSFSFDGRVKGLSYSNMNARLWQTGAHPDSDSPERYEEVVNGNKTFIGQGVKIVSGNVTYDKYGQILTDTREFAPNDQTVSYESYWKRAYSGTRNIWDETFIKLREVSLSYYLPAEVASKFKAKRASVGVTGQNLFLWTKEYRFSDPDTGSEDLNSPSMRYIGFNLNVSF; encoded by the coding sequence ATGAAAAAAACCAATTACTATCTTAAACTTATGGGTAGCGTCTTGTGCTTGCAGCTCTGCATGCCACAAGTACATGCTGCCGACCCTCAGCAAAATCGCGAAATAGGGAGCGTGATTGCCAAGATTGAAAAGAGGCTCAATATCCGATTTGGGTACGATACAGGTATCGCCCATCTGAAGATAAAAGACGATGCCAATTTGGATAACCTCAAAAAGGAAAATCTGAGCGCATTCGTGAAGGACATATCCTATGACAAACTGGAAGTGAGTCAAGTCGATAAGATGTTGTTTGTCCTGTCCAAGAAAGGCGAGCCTAAGAATGTGGCAGTCAGGGAGACATCGCGAGTAGAGATTGCCCATGTTCAAAACACCATTCGGGGAGAGGTGGTCGATCAAGAAAGTAAAGCCAAGGTCGCTGGGGTCACCATTCGGGTCAAGGGGACGGACAAAGCGACCACCACTGACAGCAATGGCGCATTTGCACTGGAGGATGTAGGGACTGATGCCATCTTGGTGGTGTCTTCCTTAGGTTACCACACGATTGAGATACAGGCGAGTCAGGCAGCACACATAGAGTTGGCCAAATCATCCGAAGAGCTACAGGAAGTGGTGGTAACGGCCTTGGGTATCAAACGTGAGAAACGGGCTCTAGGCTATGCTGTGCAGGAGATCAAAGGCGAAGAACTGCAGCGGGTGAAAGGAGTAGATGTGGGGACTACACTCACAGGGCGTATTTCTGGTCTACGAGTCTTCAACAGTACCGAATTCAATAAGATGCCCACTATCACCTTGAGGGGTATGGATCCTATATTGGTCATTGATGGGGTGCTGTACGAAAATATGAATCTCAGGGATATACCCGTTGACAATATCGAGAATATCAACGTTTTGAAGGGAGCTACAGCCACCGCACTCTACGGAGCGCGTGGTGTCGGGGGCGCCATCATGGTGAGTACCAAGAAAGGGCTGCAGAGCAAAGGGACGGAGATATCCGTGAGTTCAAACAATATGTTCTTCTCTGGCTATTTGGCTCTGCCTACTGTACAGAGTTCTTACTCAGCGGGATACAGCGGCAAGTTTAATACCGATGACGAGGTATGGGGCGATAAGCTGGATATCGGCCGTCGATACAAACAGTGGAATCCCTTTACCAAGCAGCTTGAAGAGAGCGAATTGGTGTCTAAGGGTAAGAATAATTTTCAAAATTTCCTGGAGCCCGGTTTTATCAGCAACAATAGCGTAAGCTTTACCAACCAAGGAGAGAATGGAAGTATTACCACCTCCATCAGTCATGTGTACAATAAAGGGCAATATCCCAATACCAAATTGAACATGACCAATATATCGGTATCGGGTGAGACCAAGATTACTGACAAGCTTAATTTGGAAAGTCGATTCGGGTACAACCGTCGCAATACGCCCAATGATTTTGGAGCGGGATACAATGCGCAAGGATATATTTACAATATCTTAGTGTGGACAGGGCCTGAATACGATTTGACCCAATATAAAGACTATTGGATAATCAAGGATGAAAAGCAAAATTGGAACTACAATGCGTGGTATGACAATCCTTATCTATCAGCATATGAAAAAATCAGTGCCGAGTTAATCAATAAGATGAATGCGGCCATCACCCTTAATTATCAACTGACCGATTGGGGCAAATTGGTATTACGCTCTGGATACGACTATTACGGAAATACACAAGAGCAGACCAATCCAATGGGTATATACGGTACTAGAGGTGGGTTTTCAGGATATGACAACAGAGGGAAATATTGGACACGCAAGCAGGATGGCTTTTCGACCAACAATGATCTGATCTTTACGGCCAAGAAGACCTTTGGTGACTTTGGTATTGATGGGTTATTGGGAGGTGCTATATTCTACCGTCGGGACAATACTTTGACGGCCTCTACGGTCAATGGTCTTTCCATACCCGGGTTTTATTCGCTTCGCAATTCGGTCGGGCCGGTTTCTTCTGTAGAGGGTAAGGTCAAGGAAATGACCAACAGCATGTATGGGAGACTATCGGTGTCCTGGCGAAACATCATCTTTTTAGAAGCTACCGGGCGTAATGACTGGTCATCGACTCTCCCTCAGGAGCACCGCTCTTACTTCTATCCGTCTATATCTGGAAGTGTGATGGTATCCGATCTATTTGACAAGCCACAGTGGCTCAATATGTTGAAAGTCCGCGGTTCGCAGGCCGTGACCAAGCAGATATTGGATCCGTATGAAATCAATCAAACTTTTGCTGTGACGGCCAATGTGTGGGACGGGATGTCTACCGGCTCTTACTCTAATTCGATTAAGGACTTTTCAGTATCCCCAACACAGCGTGACCTGACCGAGATTGGTGTAGATTTCTCCGTTTTGAACAACAGATTATATGGAGACTATACCCGCTATTACCGTAAAGAGCATAACAGAATTCAAGATGCGACTATATCGGGTGCTACGGGCTTCACTTCGCGATTGATCAATATCAAAGAGGAGTATATGACCAAAGGTCATGAAATCACGATAGGGGGCACGCCCATAAAGCAGGAAAAATTTCAGTGGGATATATTGGGTAATCTTTCCCAAAATATCACGTATTACCACAAGTTGGATTCCGAGTATTCGGCAGATGCCCTGCATGTCAAAGTCGGCGAGCGTACCGATCATTATGTCACGCGTGATTGGGAGCGCACGCCTGATGGACAGATTGTACACAATGCTTCTGGAATGCCTATCAGTGCCGTTCACGAGGCGAGAAGAATCGGCTATACGGCCCCCAAATGGATTTGGGGATTGACCAATACCCTGCGTTACCATGATTTTAGCTTATCATTCAGTTTTGATGGGCGTGTCAAAGGTCTCTCTTATTCCAATATGAATGCGCGCCTGTGGCAGACAGGGGCCCATCCAGATTCAGATTCGCCCGAAAGATATGAAGAGGTGGTCAATGGCAATAAAACGTTTATCGGCCAAGGGGTGAAGATCGTGTCTGGCAATGTGACCTACGATAAGTATGGGCAGATCCTGACCGATACCCGTGAGTTTGCGCCCAACGATCAGACAGTCTCCTATGAGTCGTACTGGAAAAGAGCCTATTCAGGTACGCGCAACATTTGGGATGAGACATTTATCAAGTTGAGGGAAGTGTCACTGAGTTACTATCTCCCAGCCGAGGTCGCATCCAAATTCAAGGCTAAGCGAGCCAGCGTAGGGGTGACCGGTCAGAATCTATTTTTGTGGACCAAAGAATATCGTTTCTCTGACCCAGATACAGGTTCAGAGGACCTCAATTCACCTTCGATGCGCTACATTGGGTTCAACCTGAATGTCAGTTTTTAA
- a CDS encoding SusD/RagB family nutrient-binding outer membrane lipoprotein — MKKLKYILFGLVIAGSSCSKFDEINTNPEATKKVTSAMIATRIIINIANQPTQKGFLQPYMLNKNIVWTEFVESYQYNGFGSTGLSFTSINDAHFMAQFAGTEKLAKSYDGLMYFARAVKFFESTMDLGDIPYQDALKGETDKNYFPKYDTQKDVFIGVLAELERADQLFAEGEKFAGDPMYGGDPVKWRKLVNSFALHVLIQLSKKESDSDLQIKSKFQQILANKPIFTSNADNYQLIRSDKSGQIYPFYKVGNNFTIYPIMSTEIIDRLKTLQDRRLFYYAAPSPVKLEGGMSQQEFGAYVGIDPSLVYDNITAIKSTRDYSKLNDRYTEIATGEPTQQLSYSQLCFIVAEAATRGWIADPAVDWYKKGVEASMKFIYDNTPNAAQFHHDMPLDATYISTYVTGLGAAFPVAPEARIEAIITQKYLASFLQSEFYTYYDYRRTGYPKWKINSASSLNSEAPDRIPVRWKYPSSEFNYNTENVDAAVARQYDGVDDINKLMWILK, encoded by the coding sequence ATGAAAAAACTAAAATATATCTTATTTGGACTCGTGATAGCAGGTTCATCCTGTTCCAAATTTGACGAAATCAATACCAATCCTGAGGCTACTAAAAAGGTGACCTCGGCCATGATTGCCACGCGTATCATTATTAATATCGCCAATCAACCCACGCAGAAAGGTTTCTTACAGCCTTATATGCTCAATAAGAATATCGTATGGACGGAGTTTGTCGAGTCTTACCAGTATAATGGCTTTGGATCGACAGGGTTAAGCTTTACTTCTATCAACGACGCTCACTTTATGGCGCAATTCGCAGGCACCGAGAAGTTAGCGAAATCGTACGATGGGTTGATGTACTTTGCCCGGGCGGTCAAATTCTTCGAATCCACTATGGATTTGGGCGATATCCCCTACCAAGATGCCTTAAAGGGTGAGACGGATAAAAATTACTTTCCTAAGTACGATACCCAAAAAGATGTATTTATCGGTGTTTTGGCCGAATTGGAGCGAGCAGACCAACTGTTTGCAGAAGGAGAGAAGTTTGCCGGTGATCCTATGTATGGTGGTGATCCTGTAAAATGGCGCAAGTTGGTCAACAGCTTTGCGCTCCATGTGCTGATCCAATTGAGCAAAAAAGAAAGCGACAGCGACCTGCAGATCAAAAGCAAGTTTCAACAAATCCTCGCCAATAAGCCCATTTTTACTTCCAATGCCGACAATTACCAGCTGATTCGTTCGGATAAAAGTGGGCAGATATATCCTTTTTATAAGGTCGGTAATAACTTTACGATCTATCCCATCATGTCTACGGAGATCATCGACAGGTTGAAGACCTTGCAAGATCGGCGATTGTTCTATTATGCAGCACCTTCTCCTGTCAAGCTAGAAGGGGGGATGTCACAACAGGAGTTTGGTGCTTATGTAGGTATCGATCCATCGTTGGTTTATGACAATATCACAGCCATAAAAAGTACCCGAGACTACTCCAAGCTCAATGATCGCTACACCGAGATAGCCACTGGCGAGCCTACGCAGCAACTGTCCTATTCGCAGCTCTGCTTTATTGTCGCCGAAGCTGCTACTAGGGGTTGGATAGCCGATCCAGCCGTAGATTGGTATAAAAAAGGAGTTGAGGCGTCCATGAAATTCATTTACGATAATACACCCAATGCAGCCCAGTTTCATCACGACATGCCTTTGGATGCGACCTATATTTCGACCTACGTCACGGGGTTGGGTGCGGCATTTCCTGTGGCTCCCGAAGCACGTATCGAAGCCATCATTACCCAGAAGTATTTGGCGAGCTTTCTACAGTCGGAATTTTATACTTACTATGACTACCGTCGTACGGGCTATCCTAAGTGGAAGATCAATTCGGCAAGTAGCCTCAACTCTGAGGCTCCCGATAGGATTCCAGTCCGTTGGAAATACCCATCTAGCGAATTTAATTACAACACGGAGAATGTAGATGCTGCCGTCGCCCGACAATATGACGGCGTGGATGACATCAACAAGCTCATGTGGATATTGAAATAA
- a CDS encoding carbapenam-3-carboxylate synthase domain-containing protein — MEILEKQDTSLAKSIYVNEVGPDVQLLNGKPMDCYFSILLKIENLNLAKDEIGNQYVIRILGRGDNLLFIENKKGLICTIDEAHGIIYGKSIKKWYNTDEVLSIDERRRAVGLIEKYYGEFYNPKVIMDEDDNPNQSNWLKEG, encoded by the coding sequence ATGGAAATATTGGAAAAACAAGATACATCACTCGCGAAATCAATATATGTAAATGAAGTGGGGCCCGATGTCCAACTTTTAAATGGAAAGCCAATGGATTGTTATTTTAGTATCTTATTGAAGATAGAAAATTTAAATCTTGCGAAGGATGAAATAGGTAATCAGTATGTGATTCGTATTTTAGGAAGGGGAGACAATCTTCTTTTCATAGAAAATAAAAAAGGTCTGATTTGTACTATTGATGAGGCCCATGGCATTATCTATGGTAAGTCTATCAAAAAATGGTACAATACTGATGAGGTCTTGAGTATTGATGAAAGGAGAAGAGCTGTTGGTTTGATAGAAAAATATTATGGAGAGTTTTATAACCCCAAAGTTATTATGGATGAGGATGACAACCCTAACCAGAGCAATTGGCTGAAAGAAGGATAA
- a CDS encoding sensor histidine kinase, whose translation MISISLKRTLLLVLISSSFILGFRQAFAQAPSASQIKIEYEKLAKAYQEKQLSKESYLRQVDSLASAFLEQGVYFETRDLSDYLALYESIAWDDEHFKSNRISYYQKFMNNARMFGKDGASIYYAEKMSEQARANGDAHPLIEMLQKFDIYMGQGLFDKIVQAYEKEEKYIRQLPSLLKNNKVKNSSGMDAIYILHPTVTAYLKKDDKRKAEEAAQLANQIGEELKRKDSVSRQMLLNTDLFLISIPIAKAVHEKDNNKIGVLLKKLEGLKTTYKDINTVYVDGSLFKWRLHYFLQTRNADSLSFYIKEMEKYPTSSNKQKAHIAAYKGDVQAIRGNYKESYNLLHEAITLYQQSEADVTVEMDTLLYAHTEAEHNQIALERAEKAKQQRTIWLIGISGLAVAAILSIYLLMQKRHKKAQQIISALNDTANIQIALMEEARDQAKRDEQHRLSRELHDGLSGTLASLKNRLEIQANSLKGDFQENLQQLKQMTEQVYAEVRGRSHTLYDKANIVDESRFRQHVMDLAKAAFPNAVYVYNVIIDEGALDGTSFEFRSYLIRIVQESFANILKHAKATAVSVLMYHEQTDLILEVQDNGEGMKKAQKRGLGLQNMFTRIKEMDGKLEIKSSEEGTLITCIFPVERQSNV comes from the coding sequence ATGATTTCGATTTCGTTAAAAAGAACCCTATTACTTGTATTGATATCATCTTCTTTTATACTCGGCTTCCGACAGGCCTTTGCTCAAGCCCCATCTGCAAGTCAAATCAAAATAGAATATGAGAAACTGGCTAAAGCTTATCAGGAGAAGCAGCTTTCAAAAGAGTCCTACTTAAGACAGGTAGATTCGCTTGCTAGTGCTTTTCTAGAACAAGGTGTATACTTTGAGACAAGAGATCTTTCTGACTACCTCGCCCTATACGAATCGATCGCGTGGGACGATGAGCATTTTAAATCCAACCGTATCAGCTACTACCAGAAATTCATGAACAACGCTCGAATGTTCGGTAAAGATGGGGCTTCTATCTACTACGCTGAGAAGATGAGCGAACAAGCTCGAGCCAATGGTGATGCACACCCGCTCATCGAAATGTTGCAAAAATTCGATATTTACATGGGCCAGGGGTTATTTGATAAGATTGTCCAAGCTTACGAAAAGGAAGAAAAATACATCCGACAGCTGCCTTCCTTACTTAAGAACAACAAAGTTAAGAACAGTAGCGGCATGGATGCTATATATATACTACACCCAACCGTCACTGCATATCTTAAGAAGGATGATAAGCGTAAAGCAGAGGAGGCAGCACAGCTCGCAAACCAAATCGGCGAAGAGTTGAAAAGGAAAGACAGTGTATCGAGGCAAATGTTGCTCAATACCGACTTATTTCTGATCAGCATACCGATCGCTAAGGCGGTACATGAAAAGGACAATAATAAAATAGGAGTGTTATTGAAAAAACTAGAGGGATTAAAGACGACATATAAAGATATAAATACCGTGTATGTGGACGGCAGCCTTTTTAAGTGGCGGCTACACTATTTCTTACAAACTCGCAATGCGGATAGCCTAAGCTTTTACATCAAAGAGATGGAAAAATATCCTACGTCCAGCAATAAGCAAAAAGCTCATATCGCTGCATATAAAGGGGATGTACAAGCGATAAGGGGCAATTATAAAGAATCTTATAATCTACTCCACGAGGCCATAACGCTTTATCAACAATCGGAGGCTGACGTGACCGTCGAAATGGATACGCTACTCTACGCCCATACAGAGGCCGAGCACAATCAAATTGCACTGGAGAGGGCGGAGAAGGCGAAACAGCAACGGACCATTTGGCTGATCGGTATTTCTGGCTTAGCGGTAGCGGCCATACTTAGCATATACTTGCTCATGCAAAAAAGGCACAAAAAAGCCCAGCAAATCATCTCCGCGCTCAATGACACCGCAAATATACAAATTGCACTTATGGAAGAGGCTCGTGACCAAGCGAAACGGGATGAACAACACCGGCTGTCTCGCGAGCTACATGATGGCCTTTCGGGTACCCTAGCCAGCCTAAAGAATAGATTGGAAATACAAGCCAATTCATTAAAGGGAGATTTTCAGGAGAATCTACAACAACTAAAGCAGATGACCGAACAAGTGTATGCGGAAGTGCGAGGGCGTAGTCATACGCTGTACGATAAGGCCAACATTGTTGACGAGAGCCGCTTCAGGCAGCATGTGATGGACCTTGCAAAAGCAGCATTCCCAAATGCAGTCTACGTTTATAACGTTATCATTGACGAGGGTGCGCTAGATGGGACATCATTCGAATTTCGGAGTTACCTAATCCGCATCGTACAGGAAAGCTTTGCAAACATATTGAAACATGCCAAAGCTACAGCGGTATCGGTACTCATGTACCACGAACAGACAGATTTAATCCTTGAAGTCCAAGATAATGGTGAAGGAATGAAGAAAGCACAAAAAAGAGGATTAGGGCTCCAGAATATGTTTACTAGAATTAAAGAAATGGATGGTAAGCTGGAGATAAAATCATCTGAAGAGGGGACATTGATCACCTGCATATTTCCCGTAGAAAGGCAAAGTAATGTTTAA
- a CDS encoding response regulator transcription factor, whose product MNQKCVLILDDHQLFGESFAVLLEKYTEVETVYTFQGISELIRFLSQHTRQKFFIFLDYYLKDTNGLAVLGDVRRLNKLSKIIFLTSVSNWQVVYNIESHFPDAIVSKTSGLDVLLECMQIIDKGERYLCPFFQALKSANQDIRLVSFTARELEILRFFVSGHTIAETAEKTFLSRHTIVAHRRNMMAKAKCTSINQLLNYVNQCKLV is encoded by the coding sequence ATGAATCAAAAATGTGTCCTTATTTTAGATGACCACCAACTGTTTGGTGAGTCCTTCGCCGTATTATTGGAAAAATATACCGAGGTCGAGACGGTATATACATTTCAGGGTATATCGGAGTTGATTCGTTTTTTAAGTCAACATACCAGACAAAAGTTTTTTATCTTTTTGGATTACTACCTCAAAGACACCAATGGTCTGGCTGTATTAGGTGATGTTCGGCGCCTCAACAAATTATCTAAGATTATTTTTTTGACCAGTGTCAGCAATTGGCAAGTAGTGTACAATATCGAAAGCCATTTTCCAGACGCCATCGTCAGCAAAACCAGCGGCCTAGATGTTCTTTTGGAATGCATGCAAATCATCGACAAGGGTGAACGCTATCTATGCCCCTTTTTTCAAGCGCTAAAAAGTGCAAATCAAGATATTCGCCTTGTTAGTTTCACGGCACGTGAGCTCGAAATACTCCGGTTTTTCGTGTCGGGCCATACGATAGCTGAGACCGCAGAAAAGACATTCTTGAGTCGGCATACCATTGTGGCTCATCGTCGAAATATGATGGCGAAAGCCAAGTGCACTTCGATTAACCAATTATTGAACTATGTTAACCAATGCAAGTTGGTCTGA
- a CDS encoding methyltransferase domain-containing protein yields the protein MIFKALRLNIDVRDSIFNELYPLHIQKLAQRHWTPVAVAKMAAQYLAEEPYKKVLDIGAGAGKFCLVGASCTDGIFYGVEQREALTKLSTDIAERHRIENVEFIHANIDQIDFSDYDAFYFYNSFYENIDTSCPIDELIPAHKDLFYSYTDYVKSQLEQTPVGTRVVTYWSGEDEIPGSFHLDATAYHGLLNFWRKS from the coding sequence ATGATTTTCAAAGCATTGAGACTGAACATAGATGTAAGAGATAGCATATTTAACGAACTCTATCCGCTCCACATCCAGAAATTAGCACAACGCCATTGGACACCAGTGGCAGTAGCCAAGATGGCCGCTCAATATTTGGCTGAAGAACCCTATAAAAAAGTACTTGACATCGGGGCTGGAGCGGGTAAATTTTGTCTTGTGGGGGCCTCATGCACGGATGGGATTTTTTATGGAGTGGAACAACGGGAAGCTCTTACGAAACTGTCGACCGACATAGCAGAAAGACACCGCATCGAAAATGTAGAATTCATCCATGCAAATATCGATCAAATCGACTTTTCGGACTACGATGCATTCTATTTTTACAATTCATTCTACGAGAATATAGATACTTCATGCCCGATTGACGAGTTGATACCAGCCCACAAAGACTTATTCTACTCTTATACAGACTATGTAAAGAGCCAACTCGAACAGACACCTGTGGGCACACGGGTAGTAACCTACTGGAGCGGCGAGGATGAAATTCCAGGTAGCTTTCACCTAGACGCAACGGCCTACCATGGGCTACTTAACTTTTGGAGAAAAAGTTAA
- a CDS encoding YoaK family protein, with protein sequence MFRHRGKGRTYSHNLKLASILSGVAGIVNITSVLELHTLTTNVTGHFAFFAEELVLKDYKMAFAYLFYILFFLLGAFISSLIMEWVSKYTSQAPYMIPIAIEIIILSAVAFSGFLLTKDFQYAILLSSALLFAMGLQNALVTRVSQSVVRTTHLTGLFTDLGIDISRIFFFRDRSDRIKLNKSIYLKLAIIFCFFAGGIVGGFAFPYLELKTLLFPVGLLLFTLWYDRLLFRYYTWRRKLRSGLH encoded by the coding sequence ATGTTCAGACATAGAGGAAAAGGTCGAACCTATTCCCACAATCTCAAATTAGCTTCCATTTTGTCAGGCGTAGCGGGTATTGTCAATATTACAAGTGTATTGGAACTGCATACTTTGACAACGAATGTAACGGGTCATTTCGCCTTTTTCGCTGAAGAACTCGTTTTGAAAGATTATAAAATGGCTTTTGCGTATCTATTCTATATTTTGTTTTTTTTGCTTGGGGCATTTATTTCCAGCCTCATCATGGAATGGGTATCCAAGTATACATCACAGGCACCTTACATGATCCCCATCGCTATCGAAATCATTATATTGTCTGCCGTTGCCTTCTCAGGATTCTTACTGACGAAAGATTTTCAATATGCTATTCTTTTATCTTCGGCCCTGCTTTTTGCAATGGGCCTACAAAATGCTTTGGTAACCCGTGTATCGCAATCGGTTGTAAGAACAACTCATCTCACAGGATTGTTTACAGACCTCGGAATCGACATTTCTCGTATATTCTTTTTTAGAGACCGCTCTGATAGGATAAAACTTAACAAAAGCATCTATCTCAAACTAGCTATTATCTTTTGTTTTTTCGCAGGGGGTATAGTGGGAGGATTTGCCTTTCCTTATCTGGAATTAAAGACACTTTTGTTTCCAGTGGGATTACTACTATTTACACTGTGGTATGATAGATTGCTATTCAGATATTATACATGGAGACGAAAACTCAGAAGCGGCTTACACTAA